Part of the Vigna angularis cultivar LongXiaoDou No.4 chromosome 1, ASM1680809v1, whole genome shotgun sequence genome, CTTTACATTGACACGTATTAATCAAAGTGCACATGTCATTCAGTTTTTGTCACGGTAACAATTGCACCGTAATAATTTTAACGCCGTTAGCCAAAAGGACTATATTAAACGTTTTTTACCGAAATATGGGGTCTtactgaaattttttaaaacttaggactattttgaacaaaaactcaaaaataaggaccaaataatgtattaaacctaaaatttaggTTACTTATATGCtactttaaattgattttatttataatttttaatataaaatacacaTTCCATATCATATTtctgtattaaaaataatttttacattaaataatttaaaatattttaaaatattttaaaataaaacagagtgtaagaataatttttatttttttattataattttaataagggAGAATTTGGAATTATTGTCTTTTATGGGGTACAGAATGGAGGCGGAGGAAaatatttctttgtgtttttgaGGATTAGTTTTAGATtgttattacaaaaatttaattttggaaaGTGTTTAAAACTATACTAGagatttaatttcattatatacTAAATATTTCTTGAACAGtagaataattataattaatactttacaaaattaaaatttttgaatatgATGCAAAACGTGATAGTTTTTTATCTTCTAAAACTCtttaagtttttaattgtaaaatatttcaaaaatatataaagagtCATAAAATAgatattctttaattatttcgaagttattttatactatattaataattaataataataatctagaATAAATTCTTTGAAGTTTAGGTGAATTAAAAACGAAGGAACGTGGGAGTGTGGAATGTGTAGGGTTTAACATCGTGTTCCATAACTCTTTGCCGTGGTTCTTCGCTTCAAAAATCTTCACTCTTATTCTGTATTTCCTCCATATTTTAGATGTTAAGATGAAGGAGTTATCTGAGAACCAGACTATTGCTGTCCATGGTATAGCTGGTGCTGGGTCAGTGGTTTTTGCCACTGCCTTCACTTATCCACTCGACACTATGAAAGTTCTTATTCAGGTTCTCACCTTTTCTTCAACCCTCTTTCTTTTTAAGCCCTGCCCATGTGAATTTATTCAACGTCGCTTGTTTATTCAAAGGTTGGTTCCACTACTGGTAAACAATTGGACGCTGCTCAGGCTTTGTCGAGAGTAGTCTTTCTGTCGGGTAATGCAGGTAATGCTATTCTTTTTCCTGGCACATACTGAATGATGACTTGCTGTAGGAAAATCGGAACGTTAAATGCGTGTATGCATAATAGACACGAGAATGCTGGGTGATGATGGAAATGGGTCAATGTGTAGTTCGGGATTGATGGGAACTTTACATTTGTTTTTTGGCATTTTAGATTTTTGGTCGCATGTTACAGGTTTTGTGAAGCTAACTGCTGTTTCCTGTTTGTTTCTTGATGCACAATCTCTTTATACAAACAGTGTGGTAATTCGGGTGTTTTGTTGTATTTGAACATGTTAGGTTTGTACAGTGGTTTTGGCTGGTTGGCAGTTGGAAGGATTTTTGGTCTGGGAGCACGATTTGGGGTTTATGAAATTCTGACTGCCTTTTCTAAAGGTAActccttttgtttttctttgaattcTCTGTGATTAGTATTTTTTGTTTCAGTTTTCTCATAAATATCAATGAAATAGAGTGAGACTACTTTCTTTTAATTGCTTATGCTTGTGACATGTTTCTCTGTATATCAATAACTTAGTTTTGAAGTTTTTATATGCCGGTAGATTGGCATGGTCTGATTTTTAGTTGGCTTTTATATTGCTTGACTTAAAGTTCATTaagtctttcttttttattatcagAATACGTTTTAGAGGTTGTACTCTGTAAATTACAATTTATAGTGAATTTCTTCTTCGGTGGAGCATGATTTGGTGCTCACAAATATATTTTTGCACATGGCAGATGGTCGGGAAGATAATTATTTGTTTCCTTCCGAGGCACTTTTGGCTGGCATGGCATCTGGTGCCATTGAGACAGTCGTAAGCTCTCCATTTGAACTCATCAAGCTTCGCAAGCAGGTTACCTCTGCTTCATATGCTCCGAGCCCCAACTTTGCTCTGGAAAATGGGACTCGTAAACCTTTAATTGCAAGGTTACTTAATGGCTGTTATCCAGACAAAAGGTCCTTGGACCTGTATACTCGTCTTATCTCCACCTTAACAACAAAAAATACGAACATGACTAGTGCTTTACTAGAGTATCCATGGACAATGACAGGATCTGGGAAGCCACCAGCTGTTTCCAGTGTCAGGAGACCATCTGACATTATAACTTTAGAAGGCTGGAGCACTTTATGGAGAGGTCTTCGTTCTGGAATTGCACGAGATTCTGTGTTTGGGGGCATATTTTTTTCAACCTGGCAATTTCTTCACCAAGCCATGCTAGATTGGAAGGCTGTAGGGATGAATCCTCCACCCAGGTTCATTTCTTGTTCATTAATTGAATGAACATTTATCTTAAATCATTTTTCCTTCTATTGTTAGTGTTGTATTTTTAGGGAATGTAGCTTTctgaaaaaaattctaaatatagTTAACGatgtttaacatttttatttgtatttactACTTTTTAACGTCCTTCTACATAGATTGTTTTGTAATAACCCTTATGAATAGCAGTTGCTTGTTTTTGTGGCAGTAAACTATGCATGAGGTTATTGTGGATTAGGTTTACAGgtttcttgttcttcattttgtGTGGATTTTTTAAAGTGGATATGTTATCATCTGCACTTGCACTTCCAATGAAATGAGGCCAGAAGAACAAATTAGGGCAACTACGCATTCACagctttttgttttcttgtgttttcatGTGATACTTTCTGTTATTTCTTTTGATAGTTTCTACAAATTAGTTTATGCTTAAGCTGATTTTAACTTATGGCgaagtttgtttcattttttcttcacaATTTTTCCCTCCTAGAAGTCCTTTTGGAGAAATTTGTCTAAACAGATCCTAAATTGTATATTGTTGTCATCTACTAGTACTTTTGGATTAATTTGCTTAATACAAGTGAGTTTAATTATTCTGTTTTGGTCTAAGTGTCCTGGTCCTGACTCAGGTTAAATGAAGACGTTGGTCCATTGTCTCCTTTCACTGTTAGTCTTACTGCTGGATTCTCAGCTtctgttgctgctgctgcttctCATGGTTTTGATACTTCAAGAAGTAGATCACAATGTAATGTGCTTCCAAAGGTATGAATGATACCGCTTGTTACTGAAAAGTTTGAAACTGTGTGAACTACTGCCTTATTTATATTCTCTTACATATAAAAGCCTTAGAATCAGAAAAAGGGAAAGGTTGTGCttgattattttgtatattatgattttggtattttgtaGCCATATTCTTTTCGCTAAGAATTGCCCTTCTTttctgacaaaaaaaaatggaaggaCAGAAGGAGTACAAAGGACAACGAGGCTGACATAGTCTACTTAACTAAAGAAAAGTTAACAAAACATGAACTCAGTAACTTTTTGAAGTTTACTTTCTACATTTCAACCCAGAAGATTACCATTTGCAGattttattgaaagaaaaaaaatctgatGTATTAGGTCCAAGGTCAAAacttttttctctgttttccGAGAAATTAACATGTTcattaattatttctattttggGTGATAGGATAGTGTGCTCCTATTTCCAGAGAAGTTTCTCTGTAGTCCCAGCAATCAACTGCTGGATTATGTCCTGGTAGTCATAAAGTTGTGTTTCAATACTTGCTACCAAAAAGTGTAGTACTGTTATCTAGATAGTAAAGTTAAAATTTGAGACTATAAATACTGGAGAAAAAATTGCATAGTGTCCGATTAACTACGTTAAGCTTACTTGCAGGTTAGTCTGGGAAATTGCCTTCATATATCAACAAGTGTGACCCACAAAGTCAATAGGCTAATTCTTTACATTGTCATAccaaactttaaataatattaatatctcacttaaataaaataaatactgtAATTTCATGTATTTCCAAATTGCAACCAATCTGATAGCTACTCACATTTTGTATGTTTCTAGCACATGTCAATGGAGAGAAAGATTTTGAAATGGAAGCGACCAGGAAACAAGTTTGAAAGAATGACTGGAATCCATCCTTTAGACAGGAATGTCTTGTTCCACGGTATTGGTTGGCGGATGGCTCGCACTGGGTTGGCGTCATCAATGATTGTAGGAAGTTATTTATTTGTTGCTGATCAGCTTACTTCTATTTTGACTTAATTGCCAAATATTGATACCCCTTTTTGGTTATATGTAATGTTTACTATTTTTTCTCCTGGAAAAGTGACAGTTTGGGATTTTGCTATGTACTAGttagtaaattaaaatagaaaggAAACAGTACATGATGCTACCACAGTTGAATTGGATACTGGTGGGAATCAGTACACAGATTGTAGTCCAGATCGAAAGCGAGAAGACTACATTTGTTCAATACGTATAAAAGATCCTTGATGTGGGGATTCACAATGGGAATTTGTACCTTCCTATGACTGGTAAATTAATAAGATTATAGAATTCTGCATGTTTATGTATTATTGCttccctttttttttagtttgaataTACAAGTAAttggtttaatgaattgttgcccattctttaaattatatacTGAGTACACTGATCTTCATATCTTGCCTATATAATCCAGCCTCCTAAACATCCGTCTTTTGCCCACAAAGCAATTGTTGTATAGGTGTAGTTATACAGCATGTTTGAGTATTCTCGTATTAGAAAAGACAAACTATTTTCTTATGAACATCGTATCCTTATCCCGTTTATGTGGTCCCTTAATTGAGTCAGCGTTGTATTGAGTCCTCATGGTGCAAAACCACACTCTTTTTGTTTCCTTCATATGTTAGGACCTTTGTCCCTTGGGCGACAAGTTCTCTCCCTTAAGCACACCCAAAACTCACTCAGAATTTCCACCTTAGAAACCTTTTCCCTTTTGAGTAATCCCTTTGTGTGGGGTTGActtattttgaacttttgtgTTGACTTGTGATGGCTGCATGGGTGGGTTGGTATAATTAACTTCACTCAAAAGCTACCTAGGTATTGGCCTCACAATCATGGTGGCTCGTTGTACTTTTTGCCATTGTAAGGGGGGAAAACATAATTCCTCGAAAACAAGCAAGCCAAAGGGTAATAGGGTTGGGTTGGATGAGTACTTCTCAAACAGCCTTCCACTTTGTGGCTTTTCAATACACATAAATTTTGTTACAAACAACCAAAACTTTATGAAGGTGAAAGAAAACCAAGGCCCATTGTGAGGGTTTTCATGACAGACAATCATAATGACTTCCAATTCGATTTGGCATTTTCCACTTTACAGGTCCAAACGGGGCATATAGTTTGTGTGAGATTGAGAGccacaaagtataattatgtGATTCTTCTAAGTAATGACTTTTGGTCTCTTTGAAGTTCCCACCGAAAATCACACCTCACTCAACTCACATGTGTTATGTTAATAAGCAAGCACGAGTGAGATGATTAGAAGGTTCAGTGGTTACGAGCTGATTAAGCAATGAAAtagtatttttatcattattataattataagaaacaACGGAGACTCGTGGATGCGAAAATCAAAGGGAAGCATACTTAGATAGGACAAAAAACTCCcttattcttttatcatttaagtACTAAGTTTCAGTTGTTGGGTTCTACCTTAAGATTTCAAACCACGTTATGACCTGTGAGAACAGCCACATGACTTTAAACTACCATTTTAATCAAAAAGAAACAACAAAGTGTGtaatgtgatgtgatgaataaaaagaaaatgttattagAGTGAATAAAAATGATGAGAAGTAATTGATTTGCTCTTGCTAGTGGAGTTAATACACGGTCAAACAGTATCATCTTTTTTCTTAGTAATACCTTTAAGATGTCAGTTATTACATTACTTTAGTCAGTTACTCTAAAGCAAAACATAAAAGCAGTGTTATAAAAGCTTTTGTCTGTTTTATCACAGTCTTCAACTCTCATTTTCACAtcctatcaaaatcaaattattaaccCTGAAATGAATATACTTGTCGAGGGGCAATGTGATAGCTCTTGTTCTTTGACCAAAGCATTTCGGCTAATTTCGCAGTTTTCTTTCACTCACATATTTTGTGGCATAACTACACTTGTAATAAGGTTTAGAATTTTCAGTAAAATTTCTATGACTTCACAACCTACCCAAGTTCCCACGACAAACGAAGTTGTAGTGGTTTGACTTTCacattacttttaattaataaagcCTTTCGTATAACTCTATGAATGGAGTTTTCTCCACACAAAATTCTCCTTACAAAATTCTCCTTTTGAAAAACGGAAGCTTTGTGGTTCTTTTATCTATAAAAGTGTGAACTTCATTTTAAACATAGAACAAACAAACCATAAGTATTCGCCACACATCAATTATCAAGCACGCCTTTGTCAAAAGAATCATTGCAATAAGTTGACTTCAATATTGATGTTGTTAAATTATAGCATTTGTTTCACTGCTTAACCAGACATGTAATTACTAGACATTATTATAAGTGCTATTGTATATTCTAAAAATCAACCCTTTTCATTTCTCTGGGTATTTTTTTACTCGATAAGTAAGCTTCATCATATCATTAATTAACGGATCTTGAATTTGGGGTAGATGCTAATGAGAAAGATGCCCAATAAtgcaattttaaattaattttttatttcgcACATCTATTCTgtgattattcatttttaatccATGATTGTGTCACTGGAAGTTTGTCATAAAACTTAGAAAGCTCTTGGTCATAATCTTGTCTGTTCTAGTGGATATGTATGAAGAGAGAAAGAACCTCATGAATGAGGTAAGCATCATGGACTGGTGTGTCACTCTTTTGTGATGACAATATATGGATATAATATAGTGCTCGTGTTGGTGCTTCAAAGCATGCGAATGCTTGCATCACACATGACTTGATGCTTCCCTAAGCAGGAACCCATATGCAACAAAAACAATACAaagcaaaaacagaaaaataaaataaaatgtccCTCAGCATTGTGACACAAGACAACTAGCTAACAAATACCATCAAAGTAGGCAAAAGCTATAAAAGCCTAATAGGACTATTGCCCAATGTTCACTTGCAAGCATCCCTTGGAGTGCTCAATGGGCTCCACAACCCTCCACAAATTCAATCAACATGAATCTCATTCATTCTCTCAAACACTATCCTTGCACGTGAGGATCACAACTACCAGTTCAAAGGGTTCCTTGAACACATATTAGGTGGGTatttcactcccaacatgaCTCATTCCATATCTAAGCTAACACCATCAAGATTCAAATTCAGAACCAGTTGAACAAAGAACACTTGCTGTTGTCATGGCAATCAATCTCACCACTCTCTATCCCAGaataaatttcatttcattttcatttgctTTGCTATATCAGAATGTCTTTTTAAGTGCACAGAACTCTTATGCAACAGTAGTCAAGTGTAGATTATATGGTAAATTGCTAGTACATGGAAAGttaaagaaacaagaaataaagCTTTTGCATATCTTATCTTGATTTGGAGGATTAAAGAGTCCTACATTAATGGCTGAGAATAGATACTAGATTTGTGATTATCCACGTGTAGGAATAAGGACTAAAGAGCATGGAATTTCCAAGATTGACCTGTGCCAGTGAATGGGATATTTGAAAGCATAACGTCACACTGCATATTGTTTGGTTTGCCCATGAGTTTCACCTAGTGCCCCACTTGAAAGGCTGCTATGTGGAAATCTAGCTATAGCGACTTCACTGATTACAATGGAAGCTAAACTGCTAAAGGCTTTAACTACAACCAGTaaatatctataataataatgatCATCATAACACCAAAATTAGCTTAAATTAATATCCCATTTGGATATGTAATGTAGCTAACTAGATCACTTGCATAATTTAATTTGGCAAACTTATTTCCTCAAGATCATCCAATGACAAGAAAACTTCATCCAAACAAGAGAGCTCTGTtccatcaccatcatcatcatcgttaTCCCGCTCATAAACTCGACATATCACCCATTTACTGTGATCCTGAATCAAACAaccaaagaaaaacaaattaatatataaacaatcTACTATCCAAGAAAGCATTAGTACAcatatcaaatttcaatttttgggtAAAATTTTCATGTACTATCTGTACTGCACTACGTACTAACCGGTTTTGGTTGTGGTCTTCTTCTGGATGATCTGCTAGAGGAAGCAGAATCTAATAGACGATACTCTTGCATTATCCAATTGGTGGTGTTACCATCAGGGGCTTCTCCCACATGGAAAACATAATATTTCTTCATGCCAACTCTCTTGTTGCTTGAGCTTGTAATCACTGGCTCTTCCATTCCCATTGGCATCCAATAGCCATTCCCAGTGACCCTATTTTGTGTCCTCCTGCTGTAGTAGTACCATTGCTTTCCCTCTGCCAAAGCTCTACCTGCAGCAATGCAAAACCACCCACCCACAATTGATTAAAACACACCAACTTTCATTTATTCTCTACCTATTTTTCATGTCAAATTGGCATGAAATTTTCTCATGTATTGAGATTTTCAAATTGACCCTAAATAGCATTCACTTTCAAAAACAATTGTGTTTAAGACATTGTTGTATACTAAACATGCTCACCTCCCTCAAAAGAAATTTGAACCTTTCTATTGAGACATGaagtaataaagaataaaatatatgtatatatataaatataccgTGAAGTTCCCAAGGATCATAAGGGTAGAGTTCAAGATCAGGGATGACATCTGGATGGCAAGGTAGAAGATTTGCCTTTCTTTGGAGGAAATGAACGACAAGCTCTTCATCTGTGGGATAAAAGTGAAAGCCGGGTGGGAGGTTGACATTGTTATCTGCCATGCTTTCTAGAGCAAGGAAGAAAGGTGGAGTGAAAGAGCAATAATGGAAAATGAAGGTGGTGAGTAACAAGGTAAGATGTGGTATTTATAGAATTGTAATGCAAAGAAGGGAGGGAGAGAAAGACTAAATGGACATATAAGAGACTGACGTGAAACTGAAGTTGGCGTTTATCACATATacaaatacaatacaatacTGATACATCTCAATATTTTATcaagtgtttgataaaagtttTGAGTACTTTCAGCACTCAACATCAAGCAAGCAAGGCGGCGGATAACGGAACGTGATGTACCACTTAGCTAAAACGAGATCTCCAAAACTATGTTGGAGAGAGGCTTGTGTGTGAGACAGAAATGTTGCAGCTGTTGCTCTCAAAGTTTcttattgattttttcttttcaatttggAAATTGCACAGGTTTACGAGAACTTTTAGACAGAAACATGTGAAAATTGATTTTAGGACGATATGTTTGTTAGGCACATACATACTCTTATAAGCACTATTTTAGATTTTGTATGTCGTTACTGTTTATGGATATAAAATTTTGCATACTTGTATCCTGaatttgtattttgtgtgttgTGGGTTATGATCACACTTCATGCTGATATCATGGATGAGCGTTATGAACGTGTCACAAGAGTATGGTTTTGGTGTTGGGAGAGTTGAATTGGGGTGACCGACCTGTTGGAGTATACCTATATATGCTTCATGATTATTAGCAATTATCATAggattttaaattagaattaaaatacaAGGTCTTTTTGTTTGCTTTCTACCCATATGCTTTTGCCTTGCTTTGTAATCAATGGATTAGTAGTAGGAGTAGCACAGTGGGAACTGCACATACATTCCACATGAAACAAAGCAATCAAGTGAATGagctaatttttttttggaggGTAAGGGGCCACGAGTTTAACTGATTTGCTTGGGTCATTGGGGGGGCCAAAGAAGCCCccacattatttatataattaatcaattattaaatcTTGCataagaaagaaacaaacatataaaactCTACTATGAAACAACTACTTTGCTTATAACTTTTCCAACcataaattacatttttcagctctattattatatcttttcttCTGATTTAGGAGCTCAGCAATTATAATTCTTCCATTAAAGTAGACAACATTATTCTGTTTCTGATGGCTAATCTCAAATTTTATAGTACCATTTGAGGCCAATTATAACCATATCGAGATATAAAATGTTAGGAAGTTACTATTTGCAGTACAAGGTGTTacagtgtttttcttttatgtcaTTATCTCCCTTTAAGGTGGTACCAACCTCCGTGAGACTACAACCAAACCACAGGGCATCAGCAACAAAAAACATCAAGTTTTAGTTTCAAAATCTTGGTGCCATatcatgttaattttaattccTAAGTCTTGGTGCTAGGTTTGAAAGTTACTTGCACCAATTTTAGATGTAATCCTTGATCCTCTCTAAAGGAATAAATAGCATAGATGTGGAAGCACCATCATCTTGTATCTTTTGTACCTTCATATCCATGCCCCATTTCTGGGCTCTGGTGGACCAAGGGTTGAGGAACAACCGTCTATAAGCCATATTTTATCCATAAGGCCCAGTAAGCAGCATTCCCAAGTGTATATCAACTTAGCTTTTCATCCACATTCCACATGGCCATTGACTTTTCTACTTAGCCTTAGTCATCAGATTGGCTGTCGGTGCTTCTTCCACAATGAAACTGATCTTGCATGTTGAAAGTATGCGtaaatatttaatctaaaattgACTGAAAAATTCTTCTTCAGAGCTTACTACTTATATTTCAAATCTTTTACTGTCAAGATGTTGATATTTTGCATAGATGTCACATATATTTCTAGTTCtttgaaaaaatgtttttttttagagTATTCCAATAATGCATGCCACTTATGCAAACAGAAGTAGTATTACGAGTGAAAAAAGATTGCTGCAATTCTATTTCATGACTTTGAAAGTGTCAGTGGATTCTGTTTAACAGAGGGTTTTTTTGAGTTGTTCGAATTTACTTAGATTAGTGGTAAGGTTCAATAAAAAGTTTCAAGCGATTTCATAATATGAAACAGTGTTTAGTCAATAACAAGTGTGCATGAAAATATAGTTTTAACAGTTCTCTTAATTCCACATAAGGGCATAGCATATTTGGAAAGACACTGGTGCTGAATTGTGACATTTTGCAAAACTGTATCATTTTCCTACAGTGGAAAATAGCGTATAGAGAGTGGTTCTGTGGTGGGGTTTGTGAGAAAGAATGCAA contains:
- the LOC108332790 gene encoding mitochondrial arginine transporter BAC2, which codes for MKELSENQTIAVHGIAGAGSVVFATAFTYPLDTMKVLIQVGSTTGKQLDAAQALSRVVFLSGNAGLYSGFGWLAVGRIFGLGARFGVYEILTAFSKDGREDNYLFPSEALLAGMASGAIETVVSSPFELIKLRKQVTSASYAPSPNFALENGTRKPLIARLLNGCYPDKRSLDLYTRLISTLTTKNTNMTSALLEYPWTMTGSGKPPAVSSVRRPSDIITLEGWSTLWRGLRSGIARDSVFGGIFFSTWQFLHQAMLDWKAVGMNPPPRLNEDVGPLSPFTVSLTAGFSASVAAAASHGFDTSRSRSQCNVLPKHMSMERKILKWKRPGNKFERMTGIHPLDRNVLFHGIGWRMARTGLASSMIVGSYLFVADQLTSILT
- the LOC108338881 gene encoding NAC domain-containing protein 104, producing the protein MADNNVNLPPGFHFYPTDEELVVHFLQRKANLLPCHPDVIPDLELYPYDPWELHGRALAEGKQWYYYSRRTQNRVTGNGYWMPMGMEEPVITSSSNKRVGMKKYYVFHVGEAPDGNTTNWIMQEYRLLDSASSSRSSRRRPQPKPDHSKWVICRVYERDNDDDDGDGTELSCLDEVFLSLDDLEEISLPN